The Rhododendron vialii isolate Sample 1 chromosome 6a, ASM3025357v1 genome includes a window with the following:
- the LOC131329593 gene encoding upstream activation factor subunit UAF30 isoform X2, translating to MLPRMKKAITENPKKLSNLIDLVNLPSTLRDFLGQSQISRLGCFMRVWSYIKANNLQDRNNKNVVNCDDKLRSILLGKPRVELAELPTLIKLHFPKEPK from the exons ATGCTGCCGCGGATGAAGAAGGCCATCACTGAGAACCCAAAGAAACTCTCCAACTTGATTGACCTTGTAAATCTTCCTTCAACACTTCGAGATTTTTTGGGTCAGTCTCAGATCTCCCGTTTGGGCTGTTTTATGCGTGTCTGGTCATACATCAAGGCCAACAATCTCCAG GATCGAAACAACAAGAACGTAGTAAACTGTGATGATAAGTTGAGAAGCATTTTGTTGGGTAAGCCTCGAGTTGAGCTTGCTGAACTTCCTACACTGATCAAGCTGCATTTCCCAAAAGAGCCAAAATGA
- the LOC131329593 gene encoding upstream activation factor subunit UAF30 isoform X1 — protein MQERQIYGTDKISQSTIMLPRMKKAITENPKKLSNLIDLVNLPSTLRDFLGQSQISRLGCFMRVWSYIKANNLQDRNNKNVVNCDDKLRSILLGKPRVELAELPTLIKLHFPKEPK, from the exons ATGCAAGAAAGGCAAATTTATGGTACAGAT AAGATATCACAATCAACAATAATGCTGCCGCGGATGAAGAAGGCCATCACTGAGAACCCAAAGAAACTCTCCAACTTGATTGACCTTGTAAATCTTCCTTCAACACTTCGAGATTTTTTGGGTCAGTCTCAGATCTCCCGTTTGGGCTGTTTTATGCGTGTCTGGTCATACATCAAGGCCAACAATCTCCAG GATCGAAACAACAAGAACGTAGTAAACTGTGATGATAAGTTGAGAAGCATTTTGTTGGGTAAGCCTCGAGTTGAGCTTGCTGAACTTCCTACACTGATCAAGCTGCATTTCCCAAAAGAGCCAAAATGA
- the LOC131329587 gene encoding EH domain-containing protein 1-like, protein MEIDSSPLSKCSKEHQMIYKEWFSYADSDGDGRITGTDALKFFAMSNLPREDLKQVWAMADSKRQGFLGFKEFISAMQLISLAQGGHALTKDTLSNEVDLENLKPPVMERLDKLLAKKNKRAHKTNDPEQNGSSQLQLSPSAHWFTSSKSAKKVPLSSVTSIIDGLKKLYVQKLKPLEVTYHYNDFVSPLLTNSDFEAKPMVMLLGQYSTGKTTFLKHILKNSYPGAHIGPEPTTDRFVVVMNGPDDRSIPGNTIAVQADMPFSGLTTFGTAFLSKFECSQMPHPLLEHITFVDTPGVLSGEKQRTQRSYEFTGVTSWFASKCDLILLLFDPHKLDISDEFKRVISSLRGHDDKIRVVLNKADQVDTQQLMRIYGALMWSLGKVLNTPEVMRVYIGSFNDKPVNEAVAGPLGKELFEREQEDLLSDLKDIPKKACDRRINEFVKRARAAKIHAYIISHLKKEMPAMMGKTKAQQRLIDNLEDEFAKVQREHHLPAGDFPNVEQFREVLSGYNIDKFEKLKSQKIQAVDDLLGYDIPKLLKSFQNPYG, encoded by the exons ATGGAGATTGATTCGTCACCGTTAAGCAAGTGCTCGAAAGAGCACCAGATGATCTATAAGGAATGGTTCAGTTACGCTGATTCAG ATGGCGACGGGCGCATTACCGGGACCGACGCCCTCAAGTTCTTTGCCATGTCGAATTTGCCTCGAGAGGATCTCAAGCAG GTATGGGCTATGGCAGATTCCAAAAGACAAGGCTTTCTTGGCTTTAAAGAGTTCATTTCTGCAATGCAG CTAATTTCTTTGGCGCAAGGTGGACATGCGCTAACTAAAGATACCTTGAGTAATGAAG TGGACTTGGAAAATTTAAAGCCCCCTGTTATGGAACGTCTGGATAAGCTACTAGCT AAGAAGAATAAGCGTGCACATAAGACAAATGACCCTGAACAGAATG GTAGTTCTCAACTGCAACTATCTCCATCAGCTCATTGGTTTACTTCTTCGAAATCGGCAAAGAAG GTTCCATTGTCCTCTGTTACCTCAATTATCGATGGCTTGAAGAAGTTATATGTACAGAAATTAAAGCCATTAGAGGTTACATACCATTACAACGATTTTGTGTCCCCCTTATTG ACAAACAGTGATTTTGAAGCCAAACCTATGGTTATGCTGTTGGGTCAATACTCCACAGGGAAAACAACATTCCTTAAACATATACTGAAAAATAGTTATCCAG GAGCTCACATTGGACCTGAACCTACAACAGATAGATTTGTCGTTGTTATG AATGGTCCTGATGATAGAAGTATACCAGGGAACACTATTGCTGTTCAAGCAGATATGCCATTTAGTGGTCTGACAACTTTTGGAACTGCATTTCTTTCAAAGTTTGAGTGTTCTCAAATGCCACATCCG CTGTTGGAGCACATAACATTTGTCGATACTCCTGGGGTTTTATCGGGAGAAAAGCAACGGACACAGAGAAGCTATGAATTTACTGGTGTAACATCTTGGTTTGCTTCAAAGTGTGATCTCATTCTGCTGCTGTTTGATCCACATAAACTTGATATCAGTGATGAATTCAAGCGTGTGATTTCATCTCTACGCGGTCACGATGACAAGATTCGTGTGGTTTTGAACAAGGCAGATCAAGTTGATACCCAACAA CTGATGAGGATATATGGAGCACTGATGTGGTCGCTTGGGAAAGTTCTAAATACTCCTGAGGTTATGCGTGTTTATATTGG ATCATTCAATGACAAACCTGTAAATGAGGCTGTTGCCGGTCCACTTGGCAAAGAACTTTTTGAGAGAGAGCAGGAAGATCTTCTTTCTGACTTGAAAGACATACCAAAGAAGGCCTGTGATCGTCGA ATCAATGAATTTGTGAAACGTGCCAGAGCTGCCAAGATTCATGCTTATATTATTAGCCATCTTAAGAAAGAGATGCCTGCTATGATGGGCAAAACTAAAGCTCAACAGAGGCTAATAGATAATTTGGAAGATGAGTTtgcgaag GTCCAAAGAGAACACCATTTACCAGCCGGAGATTTTCCAAATGTTGAGCAATTTAGGGAGGTTTTGAGTGGTTACAACATCGACAAGTTTGAGAAGTTGAAATCTCAAAAGATACAAGCTGTTGATGACTTGTTGGGATATGACATTCCTAAACTCTTAAAGAGTTTCCAAAATCCCTATGGCTGA